Proteins encoded in a region of the Anopheles ziemanni chromosome 2, idAnoZiCoDA_A2_x.2, whole genome shotgun sequence genome:
- the LOC131284301 gene encoding coatomer subunit zeta-1 — protein sequence MDSLMEPTLYTIKGMCILDYDGNRILAKYYDKNIFPTVKEQKAYEKNLFSKTHRADAEIIMLDGLTCVYKSNVDLFFYVMGSTHENELILLSVLNCLYDTITMILKKNFEKRAVLENLDIVMLAFDEICDGGIILDADPASVMKRVDLRNDDIPIGEQTVAQVLQSAKEQLKWSLLK from the exons ATGGATTCTTTGATG GAACCAACACTGTACACAATCAAGGGAATGTGCATACTGGACTACGATGGTAACCGAATACTAGCCAAGTACTacgataagaacatatttccCACCGTCAAGGAGCAAAAGGCGTACGAGAAGAATCTGTTTAGCAAAACGCACCGTGCGGACGCGGAGATCATCATGTTAGACGGATTAACCTGCGTGTACAAGAGCAAcgtggatttgtttttctacgtgATGGGTAGTACGCACGAGAACGAGCTGATCCTTCTATCCGTGCTGAATTGCCTGTACGACACGATCACGATGATACTGAAAAAGAACTTTGAAAAGCGAGCCGTGCTGGAAAATCTAGACATTGTGATGCTGGCTTTCGATGAGATTTGTGATGGAGG CATTATCCTGGATGCAGATCCGGCGTCCGTGATGAAACGGGTAGATCTTCGAAACGACGATATTCCGATCGGCGAACAAACAGTGGCACAG GTTCTACAGTCGGCAAAAGAGCAACTAAAGTGGTCACTTCTAAAGTGA
- the LOC131294707 gene encoding uncharacterized protein LOC131294707 has product METCRRVSLLYTVFLFSPKTYPYVCLLLTEDKCSPFEVLKPAEPCCEPTCVDDCSHAICRRAPNAGSVPSCVCRQGYVRHKGSCIRKEACPTPSVSYGSYDSYRPVPLTKTVLPMQKKCSQNEELAYCRPYCEATCEQDCKGVPPPKTCIPDPSCVCKDGFVRHNGRCIQKCDCPRRNPLLRRPLSGEYIDFEVVSMEGMKSDEDFDYPLPEPRVGTNERAFSRFESKKPAMVPVYLRTVSSDPKSTGSCGCKGHTTEKPELFPPLCACRGGKSPTPAPTYAPKLDENASFESTEEDSDIVPYVPPLPSTNSYAPRLSTPLFPPSTQPAPGHYAHRNPLPMPPVHRVDLNEPLDHFYGSGQATSAQQNSAAQEEPDRKPMTIWPPVCFSCKRCGLNRNQR; this is encoded by the exons ATGGAGACCTGCAGAAGAGTGAGTTTACTTTAcacagtgtttttgttttcaccgaAAACTTACCCGTACGTTTGTCTTTTACTCACGGAAGATAAGTGTTCCCCGTTTGAGGTACTCAAACCTGCGGAACCGTGCTGTGAACCGACGTGTGTTGACGACTGCTCTCATGCAATCTGCCGGAGGGCTCCGAATGCTGGTTCCGTACCATCCTGTGTCTGTCGGCAAGGATATGTTCGTCATAAGGGATCCTGCATTCGGAAGGAAGCGTGTCCTACA CCGAGCGTATCTTACGGATCTTATGACTCGTACCGCCCTGTGCCGCTAACGAAAACTGTGCTGCCCATGCAGAAAAAGTGCAGCCAAAACGAGGAGCTTGCCTACTGTCGGCCATACTGTGAGGCAACCTGCGAACAGGACTGTAAGGGTGTACCGCCTCCGAAGACATGCATTCCGGATCCAAGTTGTGTCTGTAAAGATGGTTTCGTGCGACATAACGGCCGTTGCATACAAAAATGCGACTGTCCGCGAAGGAATCCGCTGCTAAGGCGTCCACTATCTGGCGAGTACATCGACTTTGAGGTGGTATCCATGGAGGGAATGAAATCGGATGAGGACTTCGACTATCCTTTGCCTGAACCGCGGGTTGGTACGAACGAACGAGCATTCAGTCGATTCGAATCTAAGAAACCCGCGATGGTACCAGTATACCTACGAACGGTATCGAGTGATCCAAAATCTACCGGATCCTGTGGTTGCAAAGGTCACACGACGGAGAAACCCGAACTATTTCCACCATTGTGTGCATGCCGAGGAGGAAAATCTCCGACACCGGCTCCGACGTACGCCCCCAAGTTAGACGAAAATGCATCTTTCGAAAGCACGGAGGAAGATAGTGATATTGTGCCGTACGTACCCCCGTTGCCCTCAACCAACTCGTACGCACCGAGACTCTCGACTCCACTGTTTCCACCGAGTACACAACCCGCACCAGGACACTACGCGCACCGCAACCCGCTTCCCATGCCACCAGTGCATCGCGTTGACTTGAACGAACCACTGGATCATTTCTACGGTTCCGGACAGGCCACATCGGCCCAGCAGAATTCCGCCGCACAGGAAGAGCCCGACCGTAAACCGATGACCATATGGCCTCCAGTATGCTTTTCGTGCAAACGTTGTGGTTTGAATAGAAATCAAAGATAG
- the LOC131294708 gene encoding salivary glue protein Sgs-4-like, which yields MKSAIVLTILLVAGTVTAASPQYFQCSGNEVLQPTPPCCEPTCDCDCSNVVCNKLLVYQPTCVCASGYVRLNGECVPQSCCPTTPPPCETTTPVYPPSPSCGCGQYPCSCGKPPQPYYPAPCETTPAPCGRPAQPYYPVPCETTPAPCETTTPPCETTTPPCETTTPPCETPAPPTCAPCEELVYTKQCCEPTCDNNCSGVSCPLLLVEEPTCACRSGLVRYQGHCVEPSACPRSASRYRLYVPKTASCACNREVLLLGGGC from the exons ATGAAATCGGCGATCGTTTTGACGATCCTGCTCGTTGCAGGAACTGTAACGGCTGCTTCTCCGCAGTACT TTCAATGTTCCGGCAATGAGGTCCTGCAACCAACACCGCCGTGCTGCGAGCCAACCTGTGACTGTGATTGCTCGAATGTTGTCTGTAACAAGCTGCTAGTGTACCAGCCGACTTGCGTGTGCGCTAGCGGATACGTTCGCCTCAATGGAGAGTGTGTACCGCAATCCTGTTGTCCGACCACTCCCCCGCCTTGTGAAACTACTAC TCCCGTATACCCGCCATCGCCGTCGTGCGGCTGTGGACAATATCCTTGCAGCTGCGGTAAACCTCCTCAGCCGTACTACCCTGCCCCCTGCGAAACTACTCCTGCTCC ctgcGGCCGGCCTGCTCAGCCTTACTATCCTGTCCCCTGCGAAACCACTCCGGCGCCATGTGAGACCACAACGCCACCCTGCGAGACCACTACGCCACCTTGCGAGACCACAACGCCACCCTGTGAAACACCCGCGCCCC CGACCTGTGCCCCGTGTGAGGAGCTAGTCTACACGAAGCAATGCTGCGAGCCGACGTGCGATAACAACTGCTCGGGCGTTTCCTGTCCCCTGCTTCTGGTGGAGGAACCAACGTGCGCGTGCCGATCCGGTCTTGTGCGCTACCAGGGTCACTGTGTCGAGCCATCGGCCTGCCCGCGGTCTGCTTCCCGCTACCGACTGTACGTTCCCAAAACGGCATCGTGCGCTTGTAACCGTGAAGTGCTCCTGCTAGGAGGCGGTTGTTAA
- the LOC131294709 gene encoding mucin-2-like: MRELVLFMAATFASSVAAVSFPMMYPVDCDCSEYEVLHTTPPCCEATCEVDCSRVVCPKMLVYQPTCVCLDGFVRHEGNCIPKSCCPAVQTPTPCETTTPAPAPCETTTVPCETTPATTTPAPTPCPTTTPCPMTTSAPPCPTTTAPYSTKPRPMYTPKPCGYTPPPLNCSSPSYVPPPPSPVYQTIPPYRYSPRTNPTPCPTTAPPTPCETTTPKPCPTTTTTTTLCPTTTTTPPPTTTTTPCPTSPTTCAACEQLVFTQPCCEPSCDFDCSDTACPLILVEEPTCACRPGLVRYQGHCIEPSACPRSASRYRLYVPLAAQCLQCNGEVLSVA, translated from the exons ATGCGGGAATTGGTACTTTTCATGGCGGCAACCTTTGCCAGCTCCGTGGCTGCCGTAAGTTTTCCAATGATGTATCCAGTTGACTGTG ATTGCTCGGAGTATGAAGTACTTCACACAACGCCACCATGTTGCGAGGCGACGTGCGAAGTCGATTGTTCTCGGGTGGTTTGTCCGAAAATGTTAGTTTACCAACCAACCTGCGTGTGTCTGGATGGTTTCGTGCGTCACGAAGGGAATTGTATACCGAAGTCGTGCTGCCCAGCGGTCCAGACACCGACTCCGTGCGAAACCACTACTCCGGCTCCAGCTCCTTGTGAGACAACAACTGTGCCCTGTGAAACAACGCCCGCTACGACGACACCTGCACCGACACCCTGTCCAACCACTACGCCTTGTCCGATGACGACGAGTGCTCCACCATGTCCTACTACAACGGCGCCTTATTCCACAAAACCTCGTCCGATGTACACCCCGAAACCTTGCGGTTACACGCCTCCCCCGTTGAATTGTTCTTCACCGTCCTACGTACCTCCGCCACCATCTCCTGTGTATCAAACGATTCCTCCATACCGGTACTCTCCAAGGACCAATCCTACACCATGCCCAACGACAGCTCCACCAACGCCGTGTGAGACCACGACCCCAAAACCGTGTCCAACAACTACAACCACGACCACACTATGTCCAACGACAACCACCACACCACCCCCAACGacaaccaccaccccatgCCCAACATCTCCAA CAACGTGCGCCGCCTGCGAACAACTAGTCTTCACGCAGCCCTGCTGTGAACCGTCCTGTGATTTCGATTGTTCCGACACCGCCTGCCCTCTCATACTGGTGGAAGAACCGACGTGTGCCTGCCGGCCTGGTCTCGTGCGCTACCAGGGCCACTGCATTGAGCCGTCCGCCTGTCCGAGAAGCGCCTCCCGGTATCGTCTCTACGTTCCATTGGCCGCACAATGTTTGCAGTGCAACGGCGAGGTGTTGAGTGTCGCCTAG
- the LOC131281933 gene encoding LIM and SH3 domain protein Lasp isoform X1 produces the protein MNKSCARCQKVVYPIEELKCLDKTWHKTCFKCHECGMTLNMKTYKGFNKLPYCEAHIPKAKATTIAETPEFKRIAENTKIQSNVKYHADFEKLKGKVTQVADDPETLRIKQNTKNISNVAYHGDLQKKAAMERQRECTEIIDSKDNNDLESEYFSEQLAAESLPHYQPPPPPPVVAPQAAAVQQVNNNGGMAIGPTNNATSQQAQIISTANITKHNQANNYQASLQQQQQQYQQQQQQLNNNNKASSGASYQQQSYPGAGASSAAAAAAYQHQHSASANGGNVEHVRHSVLQNSATPSGGGGGGAATQKYYDPYDNYARPNPNANQVNNNGTTAAAAHMGNNNHHYHHSQQQQQQQQQHHHHQQQQQLHGNGGMMERSNGGSAGAAGGSQYHHHQQQQQQQQHHQQHLHHAQQANNHHHHQQQAAGMVDPYGSAQQRYSTSSSNSQYGGSAAAMHAQQQQQQQHLYQYNNGNMNGGGGGGGGGGGGSATATGAGIGKIADYDPLTDGPRNVPQPNRQSATLIYSSGTMASNNNRRIGSVNDIDPVNGYYGSVAEQTQAALYQQQQQQQQLYQQQQQQQQQQQHRQSHQQQQQQPQYIQPPQQYAAPAANATGKSMSKVRVYRALYDYEAQDSDEVGFSEGDLIIEVNSIDAGWMTGRVERTGLTGMLPANYVELMKI, from the exons ACATATTCCTAAAGCCAAAGCTACAACGATCGCGGAAACGCCGGAATTCAAGCGCATCGCCGAAAATACCAAAATCCAATCGAACGTCAAATATCACGCTGACTTCGAGAAGCTGAAAGGAAAAGTGACGCAG GTCGCCGATGATCCGGAAACGTTGCGAATTAAGCAGAACACGAAAAACATCTCTAACGTCGCGTACCATGGCGATCTGCAGAAGAAGGCGGCCATGGAGCGGCAGCGGGAGTGTACGGAAATAATCGACAGCAAAG ATAACAACGACCTAGAGTCAGAGTACTTTTCGGAGCAGCTGGCTGCGGAATCGTTACCCCACTATCAGcccccgccgccaccgcccgTCGTTGCACCGCAGGCTGCAGCAGTGCAGCAGGTGAACAACAACGGCGGAATGGCGATCGGGCCGACGAACAACGCGACCTCCCAGCAGGCTCAGATCATCTCGACCGCCAACATTACCAAACACAACCAGGCCAACAACTACCAGGCAtcactgcagcagcagcaacagcagtaccagcagcagcagcagcagctcaacaacaacaacaaggccTCCTCTGGAGCGTCCTACCAGCAGCAAAGCTACCCAGGGGCTGGGGCTTCCTCTGCTGCTGCGGCAGCGGcctaccagcaccagcacaGTGCTAGCGCTAACGGTGGGAATGTGGAACACGTGCGCCACTCGGTGCTGCAAAATTCGGCCACACCGTCCGGCGGTGGAGGCGGAGGGGCAGCCACGCAGAAGTACTACGACCCTTACGATAACTATGCCCGCCCGAACCCGAACGCCAACCAGGTGAACAATAACGGCACCACCGCCGCTGCTGCGCACATgggcaacaacaaccaccactaTCATCAcagtcagcagcagcagcagcagcaacaacagcatcatcatcatcagcagcaacaacaacttcACGGTAATGGTGGCATGATGGAACGCTCTAATGGCGGATCAGCTGGCGCTGCAGGCGGCTCACagtaccaccaccatcagcagcagcagcagcagcaacaacaccatcaGCAACATCTCCATCACGCACAACAAGCaaacaatcatcatcatcatcagcagcaagcTGCTGGAATGGTCGATCCTTACGGATCAGCACAACAACGCTACAGCActtccagcagcaacagccaaTACGGCGGATCCGCCGCCGCAATGCAcgctcagcagcaacagcagcagcaacacctaTACCAATACAACAATGGTAACatgaacggtggtggtggtggcggtggcggtggcggcggaggTTCCGCCACGGCAACCGGTGCCGGGATTGGGAAAATTGCTGACTACGATCCGCTCACGGATGGGCCGCGGAACGTGCCGCAACCGAACCGCCAGAGTGCCACGCTGATCTACAGCTCCGGTACCA TGGCATCGAACAACAACCGACGAATTGGCTCTGTGAACGACATCGACCCGGTTAATGGATACTATGGCTCGGTAGCGGAGCAAACCCAGGCCGCCCtctaccagcagcagcaacaacaacagcaactgtatcaacagcaacagcagcagcaacaacaacaacaacatcggcaatcgcatcagcaacagcagcagcagcctcaGTACATTCAGCCTCCGCAGCAGTACGCCGCTCCCGCTGCGAACGCAACCGGCAAATCGATGAGCAAAGTG CGCGTGTACCGGGCTCTCTACGACTACGAGGCACAGGATAGTGACGAGGTCGGCTTCAGTGAGGGCGATCTGATCATCGAGGTCAATTCGATCGATGCCGGCTGGATGACGGGTCGTGTCGAGCGCACCGGTTTGACCGGCATGTTACCAGCGAACTACGTCGAGCTGATGAAAATCTAA